A section of the Leptotrichia buccalis C-1013-b genome encodes:
- a CDS encoding cell division protein FtsZ — translation MEDKMNMKVIGIGGMGINFVNFMITSKVKNVEYITIDTDSENSNASRAQKKIFLDTGVPKCQRELAERVAFQCERQFYDLLKGTDILFLISGIGGAAGSGITPVILEIAKKLRIFTISIIARPFYLEGFETLKIANIGIKKIEKNTNSLIIIPNEKLYNHIDRKEPLEVAYAKVNEIIKEGIESIVNILTEVGFMNIDFLDVKSVLNNSKDTIIRVGKGKGDRAVDNIIEQLMKNNLFEGKLENAKKVLISFTAGHSVSLSDIGIITEKISNIVKDKNVNLVWGVIFNQTYDETGEIKTVVISSV, via the coding sequence TGGCGGGATGGGGATAAATTTTGTTAATTTTATGATAACTTCAAAAGTAAAAAATGTAGAGTATATAACAATTGACACAGATAGTGAAAATTCTAATGCAAGTCGGGCTCAAAAGAAGATATTCTTAGATACTGGAGTCCCCAAATGTCAAAGGGAATTGGCTGAGAGAGTAGCATTTCAATGTGAAAGACAGTTTTATGATTTGTTAAAGGGAACAGATATTCTATTTTTAATTTCTGGAATTGGTGGAGCTGCAGGAAGTGGAATAACGCCAGTTATTCTTGAAATCGCAAAAAAGTTAAGAATTTTTACAATAAGTATTATTGCACGTCCATTTTATTTGGAAGGATTTGAAACTTTGAAAATTGCAAATATTGGAATAAAAAAAATTGAAAAGAATACAAATAGCCTTATAATAATTCCAAACGAAAAATTATATAATCATATAGACAGGAAAGAACCACTTGAAGTAGCTTATGCTAAAGTTAACGAGATTATAAAGGAAGGTATTGAAAGTATTGTAAATATTCTTACGGAAGTTGGGTTTATGAATATTGATTTTCTGGATGTGAAGTCAGTACTGAATAATTCCAAAGATACAATTATTCGTGTAGGGAAAGGTAAGGGAGATAGGGCGGTAGATAATATAATTGAACAGTTAATGAAAAATAATTTGTTTGAAGGAAAGCTAGAAAATGCTAAAAAGGTTTTAATAAGTTTTACTGCTGGACACAGTGTTTCATTATCAGATATAGGAATAATAACAGAAAAAATTTCAAATATTGTAAAAGATAAAAATGTCAATCTAGTGTGGGGTGTCATATTTAATCAAACTTATGATGAAACAGGAGAAATAAAGACAGTTGTAATTTCAAGTGTTTAG
- a CDS encoding DUF5362 family protein produces the protein MDFEFENDKNEKNEITVAEQENTSEEINKITDNFFKENYTSSSVNENFNTNNANFDNSNLSNPDNSDFNNFNSFNPTNAFNGSINLTLDGTTVKNMKFISTAMKIFSVLGIISGVFQLIVFLIGIFTIIISIKFFKAATFLEEAIYTKDENKLKLYFSEQVKGFKLYIIFIIVSIALTAIFYAIFIIMALLGAAASSV, from the coding sequence ATGGATTTTGAATTTGAGAATGATAAAAATGAGAAGAATGAAATTACAGTAGCTGAACAAGAAAATACATCAGAAGAAATAAATAAAATTACAGACAATTTTTTTAAAGAAAATTACACATCTTCATCAGTTAATGAAAATTTTAATACTAATAATGCTAACTTTGACAATAGTAATTTAAGTAATCCAGATAACAGTGATTTCAATAATTTTAATAGTTTTAATCCAACTAATGCATTTAATGGTTCGATTAATTTAACATTGGATGGAACTACAGTAAAGAATATGAAATTCATTTCAACTGCTATGAAAATTTTTTCAGTTTTAGGAATAATTTCAGGTGTCTTTCAATTAATTGTTTTTCTCATTGGAATTTTCACTATTATAATATCAATAAAATTCTTTAAGGCTGCAACTTTTTTAGAAGAAGCTATTTATACAAAAGATGAAAATAAATTAAAATTGTATTTTAGTGAACAAGTAAAAGGCTTCAAACTTTATATAATTTTTATTATTGTTAGTATAGCTCTAACTGCTATTTTTTATGCAATATTTATTATAATGGCTCTTCTAGGAGCTGCTGCATCAAGTGTTTAA
- a CDS encoding ATP-grasp domain-containing protein, with translation MNFIYISPQFPKTNTEFCNRLKQNGITVLGIADVEYDMLDQRLKESLTEYYKVSSLENYDEVLKAVAFFTHKYGKIDWLESNNEYWLVQDAKLRSDFNITTGIKADKVANIKEKSKMKKAYKKADVPFCDYSLVTTLAKAKKFIEKVGYPVITKPDNGVGASDTQRIKDENELKEFFENRNKDIKYIMEEYVEGELVSYDAIIDSKGEPIFETGIVEPAIMDVVNKGLDVFYYVEKEMPEQLLEAGRRAVKGFGIKSRFIHLEFFKLQNNKKGLGKKGDYIGLEANMRPAGGYTPDMYNYANNTDVYQIWADMIAFDKIEKAELNENIEKNYCVYASRRDNKNYVHSHDEIKQKYGNAIVMDERMPDIFSEAMGNYMYTAKFATKEEMDEFINFVHEKTEE, from the coding sequence ATGAATTTTATTTATATTTCACCACAATTTCCGAAAACTAATACTGAATTTTGTAACAGATTGAAACAAAATGGGATTACTGTGTTAGGAATTGCGGACGTGGAATATGATATGTTAGATCAAAGATTAAAGGAGAGTTTGACTGAATATTACAAAGTTTCCAGTCTTGAAAATTATGATGAAGTTTTGAAAGCAGTCGCTTTTTTTACTCACAAATATGGGAAAATAGACTGGCTTGAATCAAATAATGAATATTGGCTTGTACAGGATGCTAAACTTCGTTCAGACTTTAATATTACAACAGGAATAAAAGCTGATAAAGTTGCAAACATTAAAGAAAAATCAAAAATGAAAAAAGCATATAAGAAAGCTGACGTACCGTTTTGTGACTATTCGTTGGTTACAACGCTTGCAAAAGCTAAAAAATTTATTGAAAAAGTTGGGTATCCAGTTATTACTAAGCCTGATAATGGTGTAGGTGCGAGCGATACGCAAAGAATTAAAGATGAAAATGAGTTAAAGGAATTTTTTGAAAATCGTAATAAAGATATAAAATATATTATGGAAGAATACGTTGAAGGTGAACTTGTATCTTATGATGCAATCATTGATTCAAAAGGTGAACCTATTTTTGAAACTGGAATAGTTGAGCCTGCAATTATGGATGTTGTAAACAAAGGACTAGATGTATTTTATTATGTAGAAAAAGAAATGCCCGAACAATTACTGGAAGCTGGAAGACGAGCAGTTAAAGGCTTTGGAATAAAAAGCAGATTTATACATCTAGAATTTTTTAAACTTCAAAATAATAAAAAAGGACTTGGAAAAAAAGGAGATTACATTGGACTCGAGGCAAATATGCGTCCTGCAGGCGGATATACACCTGATATGTATAATTATGCCAATAATACTGATGTTTATCAAATTTGGGCTGACATGATTGCTTTTGACAAAATCGAAAAAGCTGAATTAAATGAGAATATAGAAAAAAATTACTGTGTTTATGCCAGCCGTCGTGATAACAAAAATTATGTACATTCACATGATGAAATTAAGCAAAAATATGGAAATGCAATTGTAATGGATGAAAGAATGCCGGATATTTTTTCAGAAGCTATGGGGAATTATATGTATACAGCGAAATTTGCCACAAAAGAAGAAATGGATGAATTTATAAACTTTGTACATGAGAAAACTGAAGAATAA
- a CDS encoding esterase family protein: MQVEYRKEYSHNLGREMEFIRYGHSGKPVLVFPSQDGTCNQYEEFGMVNVLSDYIEQGRLQLFCVGSVDTESWSDVYGNPRHRIEMQEKYFNYITNEFVPRIQDISWRSDIIVTGCSMGGAHAGIAFFRRPDLFDTLISLSGMFDAAMFFGDYKDDLVYNNSVVDFLRNMPWDHPYLDIYRQKNIIVCIGQGAWEGELLPSNRELADILYKKEVPAWNDFWGYDVAHDWDWWRIQIRYFMEHLDI, from the coding sequence ATGCAAGTAGAATACAGAAAAGAATATAGCCATAATCTGGGAAGAGAGATGGAATTCATAAGGTACGGACATTCAGGAAAGCCTGTTTTAGTTTTTCCTTCACAAGATGGAACTTGTAACCAGTATGAAGAATTTGGAATGGTAAATGTGCTGTCAGATTATATTGAACAGGGGAGACTGCAATTGTTCTGTGTTGGAAGTGTTGATACTGAGAGCTGGTCGGATGTTTATGGAAATCCAAGACATAGAATAGAAATGCAGGAAAAGTATTTTAATTATATTACAAATGAATTTGTACCGAGAATACAGGATATTTCCTGGAGAAGTGACATTATTGTTACAGGGTGTAGCATGGGAGGAGCTCATGCGGGAATCGCATTTTTTAGAAGGCCCGACTTATTTGACACATTGATTTCCTTAAGTGGAATGTTTGATGCAGCAATGTTTTTTGGAGATTACAAAGATGATCTTGTTTATAACAATTCTGTTGTTGACTTTTTAAGAAATATGCCATGGGATCATCCTTATCTTGATATTTACAGACAGAAAAATATCATAGTGTGCATTGGACAAGGAGCTTGGGAAGGAGAACTTCTTCCGAGTAACAGAGAACTTGCAGACATCCTTTATAAAAAAGAGGTTCCAGCATGGAATGATTTCTGGGGTTACGATGTAGCTCATGATTGGGATTGGTGGAGAATACAGATAAGATATTTTATGGAACATTTAGATATTTAA
- a CDS encoding ABC transporter ATP-binding protein: MLKKLFSHLGEYKKSALISPIFIGIEVVFEMLIPTLMAVIIDSGLNGNDGKGDMKFIVIMGLATFGVAMLSLLCGIQASKYASYASAGFAKNLRKDLFSKIQSFSFTNIDKFSTAGLITRFTTDVNNIQNSFQMLIRGFVRAPLMMCVAIFMSFMINPKLSMIFIVAVLFLGSFLAFVIFKVHPIFTAAIRKYDDINSSLQENINGIRVVKAYIREKYETNKFKKATESLKNMLLKGEKIIIFVSPVMQITVFGCILLLSWFGAKMIVVNELTTGQLTSLFAYTTNILMSLLMLAMMLVNIVFSRASGDRIVMVLDEEPSIKNPENGITEVKDGSIVFKNVNFSYSNNPDVLNLTKINLEIKSGETVGIIGETGSAKSALVQLIPRLYDALDGELLVGGVNVKDYDIKTLRDNVAMVLQKNVLFSGTIKDNLRWGNKNATDEEMEHACKLAQADEFIQKFPKKYDTRIERGGANVSGGQRQRLCIARALLKSPKILILDDSTSAVDTKTDKLIREAFKNELPHITKIIIGQRVSSIKDSDKILVLEDGIITAAGTHDELLKTSKVYREVYESQTEGSDK, from the coding sequence ATGTTAAAAAAACTATTTTCCCATCTTGGAGAGTATAAAAAAAGTGCGTTAATTTCACCAATATTTATTGGAATAGAAGTTGTTTTTGAGATGCTTATTCCAACACTTATGGCTGTAATTATTGACAGCGGACTGAATGGAAATGATGGTAAGGGAGATATGAAGTTTATTGTTATAATGGGACTTGCAACATTTGGAGTGGCTATGTTGTCGTTGTTATGTGGAATACAGGCCAGTAAATATGCTTCTTATGCTTCAGCTGGATTTGCTAAAAATCTGAGAAAGGATTTATTTTCTAAGATACAGTCCTTTTCATTCACTAATATTGATAAATTTTCTACAGCTGGACTGATTACAAGATTTACGACAGATGTTAATAACATTCAGAATTCATTTCAAATGTTAATCAGAGGATTTGTAAGGGCTCCGCTTATGATGTGCGTGGCAATATTTATGTCTTTTATGATAAATCCAAAATTATCGATGATATTTATTGTTGCAGTTTTGTTTTTAGGAAGTTTTTTAGCCTTTGTTATTTTTAAGGTACATCCAATTTTTACAGCTGCAATCAGAAAATATGATGATATAAATTCTAGCCTTCAGGAAAATATAAACGGTATTCGAGTTGTAAAAGCGTATATCCGTGAGAAATATGAAACTAATAAATTTAAGAAGGCTACTGAAAGTTTGAAAAATATGCTTTTAAAAGGGGAAAAAATTATAATATTTGTGTCTCCTGTAATGCAGATAACGGTATTTGGGTGTATTTTACTGCTTTCATGGTTTGGAGCAAAGATGATTGTTGTAAATGAGCTGACGACTGGGCAGCTTACAAGTCTTTTTGCTTATACAACCAATATTCTTATGAGTCTTCTTATGCTTGCAATGATGCTTGTAAATATTGTGTTTTCAAGAGCATCTGGAGATAGAATTGTGATGGTTCTAGATGAGGAGCCAAGCATTAAAAATCCTGAAAATGGGATAACAGAGGTAAAAGATGGTTCAATCGTGTTTAAAAACGTTAATTTCAGTTACAGCAACAATCCTGATGTTCTGAATTTGACAAAAATAAATCTGGAAATAAAGTCTGGAGAAACTGTTGGAATTATTGGGGAAACTGGAAGTGCAAAATCGGCTCTTGTTCAGTTGATTCCAAGATTGTATGATGCTCTGGATGGGGAACTTCTAGTCGGTGGAGTGAACGTAAAGGATTATGATATAAAGACGCTTAGGGACAATGTAGCGATGGTTCTTCAAAAAAATGTGCTGTTTTCAGGAACTATAAAGGATAATTTACGTTGGGGAAATAAAAATGCAACTGATGAGGAAATGGAACATGCCTGCAAATTGGCACAAGCTGATGAATTTATTCAGAAATTTCCTAAAAAATACGACACTCGTATTGAACGCGGTGGAGCAAATGTGTCTGGAGGGCAAAGACAAAGGCTATGTATTGCCAGAGCCTTGCTAAAATCTCCTAAAATATTAATTTTAGATGATTCTACAAGCGCAGTTGATACAAAAACAGACAAATTAATAAGGGAAGCCTTCAAAAATGAATTGCCACACATTACAAAAATTATTATTGGTCAAAGAGTATCATCAATAAAAGATTCTGATAAAATATTAGTTCTGGAAGATGGAATTATCACAGCGGCAGGGACACACGATGAATTGCTTAAAACAAGCAAGGTATATCGTGAAGTTTATGAATCCCAGACAGAAGGGAGTGATAAGTAA
- a CDS encoding ABC transporter ATP-binding protein, which yields MSKNKKTENSQSRNQLKGLIRLLGYMFKHYKIQTLFVIVFICLSSFGMVIGTMYSKQLIDGIIIPNIGKNNPNFINELVSLILKMAVVYGGAVICTYIYEIFMIYVAQGTLKRLRDDVFIHMESLPIKYFDTNAHGDIMSVYSSDIDALRNMLVESLSQVISSIITIISVLISMFILNIPLTIFVVIMIIIMIITTKTISSKSSKNYTAQQKNIGIVNGYVEEMIEGLKVVKVFSYEKKADERFNKLNTALFNRANNAMKFANILGPAVGNLGNINFVLTAVLGSIIVFNNIAGFTIGGLVSFLQFIKVINQPVSQIAQQLTSVILASAGAQRVFNLLDQTPEQDNGYVTLVNANIDENGNITETEKHTGAWAWKYPHSDGMISYERLMGDVVFEDVTFGYNDEKTILHNINLYAKPGEKIAFVGATGAGKTTITNLINRFYDINSGKIRYDGINIEKIKKQDLRESLGIVLQDTHLFSGTVTDNIRYGKLDATDEEVYAAAKLANADHFIKHLPQGYNTYLSGDGSSLSQGQRQLLSIARAAIADPPVLILDEATSSIDTRTEKIVQEGMDKLMVGRTVFVIAHRLSTIKNSDVIMVLDQGKIIERGNHDELIAQKGTYYQLYTGGFENQ from the coding sequence ATGAGTAAAAATAAAAAAACTGAAAATTCGCAATCACGAAATCAGCTAAAAGGATTAATCCGGTTATTAGGATACATGTTTAAGCATTATAAAATACAGACGCTATTTGTTATTGTATTTATTTGTTTGAGCTCATTTGGAATGGTTATTGGGACAATGTATTCAAAACAATTGATTGATGGAATCATTATTCCTAACATTGGTAAAAATAATCCTAATTTTATTAATGAGCTTGTGAGCCTAATTTTAAAAATGGCAGTCGTATATGGTGGAGCTGTTATTTGTACGTATATTTATGAGATATTTATGATTTACGTTGCACAGGGGACATTGAAAAGATTAAGGGATGACGTGTTTATACACATGGAATCACTTCCTATAAAGTATTTTGATACAAATGCACACGGAGATATAATGAGCGTCTATTCAAGTGATATTGACGCTTTAAGAAATATGCTGGTAGAAAGCTTGTCACAGGTAATATCTTCGATTATTACAATTATAAGTGTTCTTATTTCAATGTTCATCTTAAATATCCCGCTAACAATTTTTGTAGTAATAATGATTATAATTATGATTATCACAACAAAGACTATTTCTTCCAAAAGCTCAAAGAACTATACTGCACAGCAAAAAAATATTGGTATTGTAAATGGATATGTGGAAGAAATGATAGAAGGACTGAAAGTTGTAAAAGTATTTTCGTATGAGAAAAAGGCTGATGAACGTTTTAATAAGCTAAATACGGCATTATTTAACAGGGCGAACAATGCGATGAAATTTGCAAACATTCTAGGCCCTGCTGTTGGAAATCTTGGAAATATAAACTTCGTGCTTACAGCAGTTCTTGGTTCAATAATCGTGTTTAATAATATTGCAGGCTTTACAATCGGAGGGCTTGTATCATTTTTGCAGTTTATAAAAGTAATAAACCAGCCTGTTTCACAAATTGCACAGCAATTAACATCAGTAATATTGGCATCGGCTGGAGCTCAAAGGGTATTTAACCTGCTAGATCAGACACCTGAACAAGATAACGGCTATGTAACTCTTGTAAACGCAAATATTGATGAAAATGGAAACATTACAGAAACTGAAAAGCACACAGGTGCATGGGCTTGGAAATATCCGCATTCTGACGGAATGATTTCTTATGAAAGACTAATGGGAGATGTTGTTTTTGAAGATGTAACATTTGGATATAATGATGAAAAGACAATACTTCACAATATCAATCTTTATGCAAAGCCGGGAGAAAAAATTGCCTTCGTTGGTGCAACAGGAGCTGGAAAAACTACAATTACAAACTTAATTAACAGATTTTACGATATTAACTCTGGAAAAATCCGATATGATGGAATTAACATTGAAAAAATAAAAAAACAGGATTTAAGAGAATCGCTTGGAATTGTATTACAGGACACACACTTATTTTCTGGAACAGTTACCGACAACATCAGATATGGAAAACTTGATGCAACAGATGAAGAAGTGTATGCAGCCGCAAAACTTGCCAATGCCGATCATTTTATAAAACACTTGCCACAAGGCTATAACACTTATTTAAGCGGTGACGGTTCGAGCCTTTCACAAGGACAGCGGCAATTATTGTCAATAGCAAGAGCTGCAATCGCCGATCCGCCAGTTTTAATTCTGGATGAAGCAACTTCAAGCATTGATACAAGAACGGAAAAAATCGTGCAGGAAGGAATGGATAAGTTGATGGTGGGAAGAACAGTATTTGTAATCGCCCACAGGCTTTCAACTATCAAAAATTCCGATGTGATAATGGTACTTGATCAAGGGAAAATTATTGAACGTGGAAATCACGATGAACTGATTGCACAAAAAGGAACTTATTATCAGCTTTATACAGGCGGATTTGAAAATCAGTAA
- a CDS encoding YdcF family protein: protein MKNTIITLIKISIIIFIFLFCFVQYFIIKEYINDRKSVNENKKVDYVIILGARVKGEKPTKSLMERIKAATEYLKKNPEVKVIATGGQGKNENVAEGLAIKRELLKNGISEDRIVLEDKSKNTVENFRFSLEKIKNIENSKNILNNNKKNQKIKVLIVTNDYHVFRSKNIARKVGFDNENYEIYGLPAKTPLISIPKSYFREFLSNVNYFIFQSENQLKVK, encoded by the coding sequence ATGAAGAATACAATTATAACATTAATAAAAATTTCTATCATCATATTTATTTTTTTATTTTGCTTTGTACAATATTTCATAATAAAAGAATATATAAATGATAGAAAATCCGTAAATGAAAATAAAAAAGTAGATTATGTAATAATACTGGGAGCAAGAGTAAAAGGAGAAAAGCCGACTAAATCACTTATGGAAAGGATAAAAGCTGCAACGGAGTATTTAAAGAAAAATCCAGAAGTCAAGGTTATTGCAACTGGTGGACAAGGGAAAAATGAAAATGTGGCAGAAGGATTGGCGATAAAAAGGGAACTTTTGAAAAATGGAATTAGTGAGGATAGAATCGTTTTGGAAGATAAATCTAAGAATACTGTTGAGAATTTTAGATTTAGTCTTGAGAAGATAAAAAATATTGAAAATAGTAAAAATATTTTAAATAATAATAAAAAAAATCAAAAAATAAAAGTATTGATTGTAACGAATGATTATCATGTTTTCCGTTCTAAAAATATTGCTAGAAAAGTTGGGTTTGACAACGAAAATTATGAAATTTACGGACTTCCAGCAAAAACACCGCTTATTTCCATACCAAAATCATATTTTAGAGAATTTTTGTCAAATGTAAATTATTTTATTTTTCAATCTGAAAATCAGTTAAAAGTTAAATAA
- the lepA gene encoding translation elongation factor 4 has protein sequence MLDQKNKRNFSIIAHIDHGKSTIADRLLEQTGTVTQREMVDQLLDSMDLEREKGITIKAQAVTLKYKARNGETYELNLIDTPGHVDFIYEVSRSLAACDGALLVVDAAQGIEAQTLANVYLALENDLEILPVINKIDLPSADPDKVKLEIEEVIGLPADDAVLVSGKTGFGIEDLLEAIIEHIPAPKGEIDSPLKALIFDSHYDDFRGVITYIRIIEGKIAKGDRIKIMSTEKEFDVLEVGIFSPKMKEVDELTVGSVGYIITGIKSIKDTQVGDTVTHVKNPTSMALEGYRPALSMVFAGIYPVSTDDYEDLREALEKLQLNDASLSYAPETSLALGFGFRCGFLGLLHMEIVVERLRREFNIDLISTAPSVKYHVTPEQGEMVVIDNPAEFPEGKKYIEEPYVKGTIIVPKDYVGNVMELCQEKRGNFLNMNYLDETRTMISYDLPLAEIVIDFYDKLKSRTKGYASFEYEMIGYKESDLVKVDILVSGNPVDAFSFIAHKDNAYYRGRAIVEKLKDVIPRQQFEIPLQAALGTKIIARETIKALRKNVLAKCYGGDITRKKKLLEKQKEGKKRMKAIGNVEIPQEAFLSVLKLND, from the coding sequence ATGTTGGATCAAAAAAATAAAAGAAATTTTTCGATAATAGCACATATTGATCATGGAAAATCCACTATTGCGGACAGGCTTTTGGAGCAGACAGGAACTGTAACACAAAGGGAAATGGTAGATCAGCTGTTGGATAGCATGGATTTAGAAAGAGAAAAAGGGATAACGATTAAGGCACAGGCGGTTACGTTAAAATATAAGGCTCGAAATGGGGAAACTTATGAGTTGAATTTAATTGATACTCCAGGACACGTTGACTTTATTTACGAAGTGTCAAGATCGCTTGCAGCTTGTGACGGGGCCTTGCTTGTAGTTGATGCTGCACAGGGAATTGAGGCACAGACGTTGGCAAACGTGTATTTGGCTTTGGAAAATGATTTGGAAATATTGCCTGTAATAAATAAAATTGACTTACCATCTGCGGATCCTGACAAGGTTAAGTTGGAAATAGAAGAAGTTATTGGACTTCCAGCAGATGACGCTGTTCTTGTTTCTGGAAAAACTGGATTCGGAATAGAGGACTTATTGGAGGCAATTATCGAACATATTCCAGCACCTAAAGGAGAAATTGACAGTCCTTTGAAGGCGTTAATTTTTGACTCACATTATGATGATTTTAGAGGAGTTATAACGTACATTAGAATAATTGAAGGGAAAATTGCAAAAGGAGACAGAATTAAGATTATGTCTACCGAAAAGGAATTTGACGTACTGGAAGTTGGGATTTTCTCACCTAAAATGAAGGAAGTTGATGAATTGACAGTTGGCTCAGTCGGATATATTATTACTGGAATTAAGTCAATCAAGGATACACAAGTTGGGGATACAGTTACGCATGTGAAAAATCCAACAAGTATGGCACTTGAAGGATACCGTCCTGCACTAAGTATGGTTTTTGCGGGAATTTATCCAGTTTCAACAGATGATTATGAAGATTTGAGGGAAGCATTGGAAAAATTGCAGTTAAATGATGCTTCGTTATCTTATGCCCCAGAGACTTCACTTGCGTTGGGATTTGGATTCAGATGTGGATTTTTAGGGCTTTTGCACATGGAAATAGTTGTAGAAAGATTGCGTCGTGAATTTAACATTGATTTGATTTCAACAGCACCATCTGTTAAATATCATGTAACGCCTGAACAAGGAGAAATGGTAGTAATTGACAATCCAGCAGAATTTCCAGAAGGGAAAAAGTATATTGAGGAACCTTATGTAAAGGGTACAATCATTGTTCCAAAGGATTATGTAGGAAACGTAATGGAGCTTTGTCAGGAAAAAAGAGGCAACTTCCTTAATATGAATTACCTTGATGAAACTCGTACAATGATAAGTTACGATTTGCCACTTGCAGAAATAGTAATTGATTTTTACGATAAATTAAAATCACGTACAAAAGGTTACGCTTCGTTTGAATATGAGATGATTGGATACAAGGAATCGGATTTGGTAAAAGTTGATATTTTGGTAAGTGGAAATCCAGTAGATGCATTTTCATTCATTGCCCATAAAGATAATGCCTATTACAGAGGGCGTGCAATCGTTGAAAAATTAAAAGATGTAATTCCAAGACAGCAGTTTGAAATACCATTGCAGGCTGCATTAGGTACAAAAATAATTGCAAGGGAAACAATTAAGGCACTTAGAAAGAACGTACTTGCAAAATGTTATGGTGGAGATATTACACGTAAGAAAAAATTATTAGAAAAACAAAAAGAAGGTAAAAAACGTATGAAGGCAATCGGAAATGTAGAAATACCGCAAGAGGCGTTTTTATCAGTATTAAAATTAAATGATTAA
- a CDS encoding 3'-5' exonuclease — translation MNKEKKINKNIIFFDVETNGFQGSSVLSMSAIKVNYNSENTGEEKNKWKKVSEFNRFYFRNEGEELNEGAVSVNGLTDDVILSERKSIIQNTGIEYPLTFKEDMDNFFLFCQDTSHFVAHNIKFDRSFVDFPLQNQFDTMLTNIDIVKVNGSSYGNYKWPKLMECANYYNIPFEESQLHGSYYDVLIMFRIFFKMMKHKTGNKRILEFLEKE, via the coding sequence GTGAACAAAGAAAAAAAAATAAATAAGAATATAATATTTTTTGATGTGGAAACAAATGGATTTCAGGGAAGTTCAGTTTTGTCAATGTCTGCAATAAAAGTGAATTATAATTCTGAAAATACTGGAGAAGAAAAAAATAAATGGAAAAAAGTGTCTGAATTTAACAGGTTTTATTTCAGAAATGAAGGCGAAGAGTTAAATGAAGGGGCAGTCAGTGTAAACGGCTTGACAGATGATGTAATTTTAAGCGAAAGGAAGAGCATTATTCAAAATACAGGAATCGAATATCCTTTGACTTTTAAGGAAGATATGGATAATTTCTTTTTGTTTTGTCAGGATACAAGCCATTTTGTCGCCCATAACATAAAATTTGACAGAAGTTTCGTAGATTTTCCTTTGCAAAATCAATTTGACACAATGCTAACAAATATAGACATCGTCAAAGTAAACGGTTCTTCGTACGGAAATTACAAATGGCCAAAACTTATGGAATGTGCCAATTATTATAATATCCCATTTGAAGAAAGCCAGCTGCACGGCAGTTATTACGATGTTCTTATAATGTTTAGAATTTTCTTCAAGATGATGAAGCATAAGACCGGAAATAAGCGAATTTTAGAATTTTTAGAAAAAGAATAA